The Devosia sp. MC521 genome segment CGCTTTTGTCATGCCGCTATCGGCGCAGGCCATGGGCTTGCGTGAAGCTGTACAGACGGCACTCGACAGCAATCCGCAAATCGGCGCGGCAATCCAAAACCATGACGCAATCGGCTTTGAACTGCGTCAAGCAGAAGGTCTTTGGGCACCACGCGTTGATCTTGAAGCGTCAACCGGCATCCAATATTTGAACACGCCGTCGCGCCGCGCGACCGGCATCGAAAATGATGCGCTTTATCCCTCGCAAGTAGGCGTCACCGCACGCTGGGACCTTTACGACGGCGGTTTTCGTGACGCCGAGCTTGCCCGGCAAGCAGCGCGCGTCGACAGCGCCTCTTATCGCGTGCTGGAACGCAGCGAGTTTATCGCTCTGCAGATTGCACGCGTTTATTATCAGGTGCTGTTGCAGCAGCAGATCGTCAACCTGACGCGCCAGAATGCCTCCTTCCACGAGGGCGTCGCCTCAGACGTGTCGAGTGCCATCGAAAATGGTCAACTCACCGAAGCTGACCGCCTGCAGTCGATTGAACGTCTGGCAGCAGCGCGCGCTCGGGTGACGGAAGCCGGTGTGGAACTGGCTGCCGCGCAGATCGAATACAAAACGCTCGTTGGACTGATGCCTGGCGCGGTAAATGCACCACCGCGGGCGTCGTCGGGCATTCCGGGCTCGCTAGAAATTGCAGTCGCCAATGCCATCGTCAACAACCCTCGGGTGAAGACGGCAGGCGCGGACATCAACGCCGCGTCGGCCTTGGTTGAGCAGGCAGCCTCCGATTTTATGCCGAAAATCCAGCTCGAAGGCCGTGCCGCAACGGGTTACGACGTCTCGGGCGCCCATGAATGGCAGAATGACCTAAGCGCTCGCGTATCGCTGCGCTGGAACATTTATGACGGCGGCATTGCACGCAATCACGTGCAGGAAGAAATGCGCCGTGAGAACGAAGCCAAGATGGTGTTTGACCAGACCGCTCGTGAAGTTGAACAGGCGGTACGGGAAAGCTGGCTCCGCATGAAGAGCCAAGCGGAGCTGTCGCGGGTCTATAATGAGCAGTTGAACTCCTCATCGGGCCTCGTCGACTCCTACCGCGAACAGTTCACCATTGGTGAGAGATCACTGCTGGATTTGCTCGACTCCCAGAATACCCGCTTTAACGTGCAAATTCTGCAGGAAACGGCGCGCTATAGCGTCATGTTCGCCGAATACCGCGTGCTGGCAGCAAGCGGCACACTGATCGACTTCCTCGGTGTTCAAACGCACGACGCCGCCAGTGCTGGTACATTCTCGGCCTTTGACTTGAAGTCTTGGGAACAGTTCGAACCACGCACTTTGGAACCGCTGAACCTGCAAAAAGTAGGCAACTACTGAGAGCCGAACCTTCGATCAAATTGAGCGTTATTACTAACGTAGATTTGGGTCATTGCGGTAGGAAATCATGAAAACCCCGGACGTGGCAGAACAGAGTTCTGCCACACCACCTGAAAATGCCCAAAGCTTTGGTACGGCAGATCCGGTTTTGGATTGTGTGCGGTTTCTGGCCCGTGCGTGGCGCAAGTCAGACTCCCCGGCTATTCTCGCCGCCGGACTTCCCCTACAGAACGGGCGCATGACCACCCAGTTGATCGAGCCAGCATTGGCCCGAGTGGGTGTTTCAGCAAACCCGCTGCATCAATCGATTGCGCGCTTACAGCCCTTTGATTTTCCCGTCGTCCTGCTGCGCTCCGAACAGCCTCCGCTGGTCATTCTGAGGCGGCTCAATTCCCGCAATTATCGGGTCTTCGACCCGAGCATTGGTGACGAGAAAACGATTTCAGCCAGGGCGCTGGATGCACGCCAGAGTGTGGATCTGCTGCAGATTTCCCCGGACTACTCCGTGGTGCAGGAAAGCACAGGCACGCGCTTTGCCAATACCAAACACTGGTTTTGGTCGGCTGTGCGCGGGCACACACGCAGTATTGTCTACGTGCTGCTAGCGGCGGCTTTCGTCAACGTGTTTGCGCTGGCCTTCCCACTCTTCACCATGAACGTCTATGACCGCGTGCTGCCCAATTCGGCCCAGACAACGCTCTGGGTTTTGGCCATCGGCATCGGCATGGTCTCGATTTTTGACCTGCTGCTCAAACTCGCCCGCTCGGGCGTGATCGAATACGTGGGGCGCTCGATCGACTTCCGCCTGTCGTCAGCATTGTTTGATCGGGTGCTCAATACCCCCATGTCATCGCGCCCCAGTTCCACCGGCGCTTTCATCAGCAAAATCGGCCAGTATGAGGTGCTGCGCGAATTTGTGGCGGCGAGCACGCTGGTCATGTTTGTTGACCTGCTGTTTCTTGGCCTCTTCGCCTACATCATTGCGATATTCGTCGGCTGGTTAGTGCTCTTCCCCCTTTTGGCGGGCCTGATCGCGCTGATTATCACCATCGTTATCGCTGTGCTCTCAAGCAAAGCGGTGAAGTCGGCATTGGCAGAGTCCTCGGCCCGTAATGCCGTTCTGGTTGAGGCGCTGACAGGCGTCCAATCGGTCAAGGCCTCGCGCGCCGAAGGGCAATTGCTGCACCGTTGGGAAGCGGCGGTTTTGGCCTCCTCCCATACGCAGGATAAACTGCGCTCCTATCAATCTCTGGCCACCAACACGACAGCCACGCTTTCGCAGCTTTCCCTGGTCGGGATCATTGTTGGTGGCAGCTATATGTTCACCTCGGGGGACGTCACCACCGGATCGATCATTGCGGCGATGATGCTGTCTAATCGCCTGATCGCGCCTATTGGAATGATCGCCGGGACATTGCTCAAAACCCGCGCGGCGATAGAGGCCTATCGATCTGTCGACCAGATCATGAAACTACCCGATGAGCGTCCCAACCGCCCTGCACAAGCGCAGCGCGTCGTGCGGGAAGGCAGGATCTCCTTCAACAAGGTGCGGTTCACCTATCCGGGGTCCAAGAGCTACGTGCTCGATGGCATATCGTTCAGTGTTCGGCCGGGCGAGAAGATCGGCATTATCGGCCGCATTGGCTCGGGCAAGACCACGATCGGGCGGCTGCTGGTCAATTTCCACCGCGCCACCGAAGGCGAAGTGCTGCTCGACGGGGTCGATATTGACCAATATCACCCTGAAGACTTGCGGCGCGCTGTTGGCCTTGTCGTGCAGGACCCGGAGATTTTCAACGGCAGCGTGCGCGACAATATCATTATGAGCGACCCTGGCGCGAGCGAAGAGCGCATTATGGCAGCCGCTCGGCGCGCTGGCGTTGAAGGCTTTGTCTCGCGCCATCCGCAGGGCTACGACATGCCCGTGGGCGAGCGCGGCGTGCTGCTTTCGGGCGGGCAACGCCAGACGATTGCGCTGGCGCGCACCATGCTGGTTGAGCCCAAGATCCTGTTCCTCGACGAACCATCGAGTTCAATGGATTTGGCGACTGAAAAGCAGCTGATCAAGCATTTGGAAAACAGCCTCATGCCGGATCAGACCGTGCTGATTGCCACCCACCGCTATAGCCTGCTCTCGCTGGTCACCCGCATGATGGTGCTCGACAATGGCAAGCTGGTTGCTGACGGACCCAAAGACGAGGTTCTCAAGCAGTTGCGTATGCGGGCTGACGCCTCATGAACCAGCATCGCCCCAACGCAGAAGCGATCGATAAACACCATCACCCCTCCAGCAGACCACCACGGGAATGGACGACTATTATCGTCCTCGTGATCATTACGGTGGTGGCGTTTCTAGCGTGGTCGAACTGGGCAGAGGTCGATCAGATCAGCCGCGCTGAAGGCAAAGTGATCCCATCCGGTAAAACCCAAATTGTGCAAAGCGCCGAGCCCGGCGTGATTAGCGATA includes the following:
- a CDS encoding TolC family outer membrane protein, which translates into the protein MSIKIMNSLLKSALLAGIAFVMPLSAQAMGLREAVQTALDSNPQIGAAIQNHDAIGFELRQAEGLWAPRVDLEASTGIQYLNTPSRRATGIENDALYPSQVGVTARWDLYDGGFRDAELARQAARVDSASYRVLERSEFIALQIARVYYQVLLQQQIVNLTRQNASFHEGVASDVSSAIENGQLTEADRLQSIERLAAARARVTEAGVELAAAQIEYKTLVGLMPGAVNAPPRASSGIPGSLEIAVANAIVNNPRVKTAGADINAASALVEQAASDFMPKIQLEGRAATGYDVSGAHEWQNDLSARVSLRWNIYDGGIARNHVQEEMRRENEAKMVFDQTAREVEQAVRESWLRMKSQAELSRVYNEQLNSSSGLVDSYREQFTIGERSLLDLLDSQNTRFNVQILQETARYSVMFAEYRVLAASGTLIDFLGVQTHDAASAGTFSAFDLKSWEQFEPRTLEPLNLQKVGNY
- a CDS encoding type I secretion system permease/ATPase, translated to MKTPDVAEQSSATPPENAQSFGTADPVLDCVRFLARAWRKSDSPAILAAGLPLQNGRMTTQLIEPALARVGVSANPLHQSIARLQPFDFPVVLLRSEQPPLVILRRLNSRNYRVFDPSIGDEKTISARALDARQSVDLLQISPDYSVVQESTGTRFANTKHWFWSAVRGHTRSIVYVLLAAAFVNVFALAFPLFTMNVYDRVLPNSAQTTLWVLAIGIGMVSIFDLLLKLARSGVIEYVGRSIDFRLSSALFDRVLNTPMSSRPSSTGAFISKIGQYEVLREFVAASTLVMFVDLLFLGLFAYIIAIFVGWLVLFPLLAGLIALIITIVIAVLSSKAVKSALAESSARNAVLVEALTGVQSVKASRAEGQLLHRWEAAVLASSHTQDKLRSYQSLATNTTATLSQLSLVGIIVGGSYMFTSGDVTTGSIIAAMMLSNRLIAPIGMIAGTLLKTRAAIEAYRSVDQIMKLPDERPNRPAQAQRVVREGRISFNKVRFTYPGSKSYVLDGISFSVRPGEKIGIIGRIGSGKTTIGRLLVNFHRATEGEVLLDGVDIDQYHPEDLRRAVGLVVQDPEIFNGSVRDNIIMSDPGASEERIMAAARRAGVEGFVSRHPQGYDMPVGERGVLLSGGQRQTIALARTMLVEPKILFLDEPSSSMDLATEKQLIKHLENSLMPDQTVLIATHRYSLLSLVTRMMVLDNGKLVADGPKDEVLKQLRMRADAS